The Drosophila innubila isolate TH190305 chromosome 3R unlocalized genomic scaffold, UK_Dinn_1.0 2_E_3R, whole genome shotgun sequence genome has a segment encoding these proteins:
- the LOC117791999 gene encoding adenosine deaminase 2 has product MWMRLMWILLLLLLGQVLGTDQPYETLRERIMKAEQMASLGGNLWLTSDEEKANSILMNAKRAEIAEGIKHPEKYPPAMHFFQGKQYVRQSEVFRIIQKMPKGAFLHGHNTAMVSSRWIITNLTTTNNLYTCRDINGLLIFTYDTASSNCHSEEQNVCTERINAEDRHQYERQLEKHINMHSTKPETLLPNRQKIWQRFENIFTTVDRLYKYQPTYCAYHKRLLEELCEDNIIYAEIRASLSPLYDDHNRTYSSLDVANQLERIVEEFKAKHQDFVGLKVIYAKRNLATEEKMADNIRTFKQLHAAKPNFIIGFDMIGQEDTGNMLSKYVKEFSDLPSTANFFFHAGETNWYGRTDWNMMDAILMNTKRIGHGFALPKHPQLWSTIKKRNIAIEVNPLSNQVLGLIWDLRNHPASFLIAENFPIIISADDPGIWGAKGLSYDFYYAFMAMAPAEADLRFLKQLALNSIKYSVLTPVERRKINRVFQRKWQEFIANILNPKFK; this is encoded by the exons ATGTGGATGCGATTGATGTGgatcctgttgctgctgctgttggggCAGGTGCTGGGAACAGATCAAC CTTATGAGACACTAAGAGAGCGCATTATGAAAGCAGAGCAAATGGCCTCGTTGGGCGGCAATTTATGGCTAACATCAGATGAGGAGAAGGCCAACAGCATACTGATGAACGCCAAGCGGGCTGAGATTGCCGAGGGCATCAAACATCCGGAAAAATATCCACCAGCGATGCACTTTTTTCAAGGCAAACAATATGTGAGGCAGAGTGAAGTATTTCGCATTATTCAGAAGATGCCCAAGGGCGCTTTTTTACACGGTCACAACACAGCCATGGTCAGCTCCAGATGGATAATAACCAATCTCACAACAACTAACAATCTATACACCTGTCGGGATATCAATGGTCTACTCATCTTTACCTACGATACGGCGAGTTCCAACTGCCACAGTGAGGAGCAAAATGTGTGCACGGAACGCATCAATGCCGAGGATCGTCATCAGTACGAGCGGCAGCTGGAGAAGCACATCAACATGCACAGCACAAAGCCAGAAA CACTTTTGCCCAATCGCCAGAAGATTTGGCAACGTTTTGAGAATATCTTTACCACCGTGGATCGTCTTTATAAATATCAGCCAACCTACTGTGCCTACCACAAGCGTTTGCTCGAGGAGCTATGCGAGGATAACATCATCTATGCTGAAATACGTGCCTCCCTTTCGCCT CTTTATGATGACCACAATCGCACTTATAGCTCGCTGGATGTGGCCAATCAGCTGGAAAGGATTGTTGAGGAGTTTAAGGCAAAGCATCAGGATTTCGTAGGTCTCAAGGTCATCTATGCGAAACGTAATCTTGCCACAGAGGAGAAAATGGCAGACAACATACGCACCTTCAAGCAGCTGCA CGCTGCCAAGCCGAACTTTATCATTGGCTTCGATATGATTGGACAGGAGGACACGGGAAATATGCTGAGCAAATATGTCAAAGAATTTTCCGATTTGCCGAGCACCGCAAACTTTTTCTTCCATGCAGGCGAGACAA ATTGGTATGGACGCACGGACTGGAATATGATGGATGCCATTTTGATGAACACGAAGCGCATTGGACATGGCTTTGCTTTGCCCAAACATCCTCAATTGTGGTCCACAATTAAGAAACGTAACATAGCCATCGAGGTGAATCCGTTGTCCAATCAGGTTTTGGGTTTAATTTGGGACTTACGCAATCATCCGGCCAGCTTTCTGATTGCTGAAAATTTCCCCATCATTATATCTGCCGATGATCCCGGTATCTGGGGTGCCAAAGGTCTCAGCTATGATTTCTACTACGCCTTCATGGCCATGGCACCAGCCGAGGCAGATCTGCGATTCCTCAAGCAACTGGCACTGAACTCCATCAAGTATTCAGTGCTGACACCCGTTGAAAGACGTAAAATCAATCGCGTATTTCAGCGAAAGTGGCAAGAGTTTATAGCAAACATCTTAAATCCCAAGTTCAAATaa
- the LOC117791997 gene encoding carotenoid isomerooxygenase, which translates to MSGRVFRSLMRDFFAVKYDERRDNPEATRLDGNGRYYPNCSSDVWLRSCEREIVDPIEGHLSGHIPTWLNGSLLRNGPGSWKVGDMTFGHLFDCSALLHRFAIKGGRVTYQNRFVDTQTLQKNRAAQRIVVTEFGTAAVPDPCHSIFDKFGAIFRPDSGTDNSMISIYPFGDQYYTFTETPFMHRINPCTLATEGRICLTDFVGVINHTSHPHILPSGTVYNLGTSMTKSGPAYTIICFPNGQQMFEDAHIVATLPCRWKLHPGYMHTFGLTEHYFVIVEQPLSVSLTEYIKSQLSNQNLSACLKWYEDKPTLFHLLERATGKLVQTYESEAFFYLHIINSYEEDNHVVVDICSYKNPEMINCMYLDAIANMQTNPNYATLFRGRPLRFVLPLGAGGDAPSASKRRLVKSMSLVGLNVGQPSRMKHSASQYADISYIATNGKQEDESQKDFKRARFEVDDGVNLVSLKNSQAEAYQVASGIFLRPEMLCDWGCETPRIYYERFMGRKYRYFYAISSDVDAHNPGTLIKVDLLSKSCKTWCEDNIYPSEPIFVPSPEPQSEDDGVILASMVVGGLNDRYVGLIVLCAKTMTELGRCDFHTNGPVPKCLHGWFAANTV; encoded by the exons ATGTCAGGTCGGGTCTTCAGAAGTTTAATGCGCGACTTTTTTGCG GTCAAGTACGATGAGAGACGGGACAATCCGGAAGCCACTCGCCTGGATGGAAATGGACGCTACTATCCAAATTGTTCTTCAGATGTCTGGCTGCGGTCCTGTGAGCGTGAGATTGTGGATCCCATTGAGGGCCATTTAAGTGGACATATTCCCACCTGGCTGAATGGCAGTCTGCTCCGCAATGGTCCTGGCAGCTGGAAAGTGGGAGACATGACCTTTGGCCATCTTTTTgactgctctgctctgctgcATCGTTTCGCCATCAAAGGCGGACGAGTGACCTATCAAAATCGCTTTGTGGACACTCAAACGCTGCAAAAGAATCGCGCTGCTCAACGGATTGTGGTTACAGAGTTCGGCACGGCAGCTGTTCCTGATCCTTGTCATTCAATCTTTGATAAGTTTGGCGCCATCTTCAGGCCAGACAGCGGCACCGATAATTCAATGATATCCATTTACCCATTTGGTGATCAATATTACACTTTTACTGAGACACCTTTCATGCATcg GATCAATCCCTGCACTTTGGCCACAGAGGGACGCATCTGCCTCACGGATTTTGTGGGCGTGATCAATCACACATCACATCCACACATTCTGCCCAGTGGCACAGTCTACAATCTGGGGACAAGCATGACAAAGTCTGGACCGGCTTATACGATCATTTGTTTTCCCAACGGTCAACAGATGTTCGAGGATGCACACATTGTGGCGACGTTACCATGTCGCTGGAAACTGCATCCTGGTTACATGCACACCTTTGGTCTGACGGAGCATTATTTTGTGATTGTAGAGCAGCCATTGTCTGTATCCTTGACGGAGTACATAAAATCGCAGTTGTCCAATCAGAATCTGTCTGCCTGCTTAAAATGGTATGAGGATAAGCCGACTCTATTTCATCTCCTCGAGCGTGCGACGGGAAAATTGGTGCAGACCTACGAATCGGAAGCATTTTTCTATTTGCACATCATAAATTCATACGAGGAGGATAACCATGTCGTGGTGGACATCTGTAGCTACAAGAATCCCGAGATGATTAACTGCATGTACCTGGATGCGATTGCCAACATGCAAACGAATCCAAATTATGCAACACTCTTTCGAGGTCGTCCTCTGCGCTTTGTGCTCCCACTGGGCGCTGGCGGGGATGCCCCCAGTGCCAGCAAGCGACGTTTGGTCAAGTCCATGTCGTTGGTGGGTCTAAATGTGGGGCAACCTTCGAGGATGAAACATTCTGCCTCGCAGTATGCGGATATCAGCTACATTGCCACCAATGGCAAGCAGGAGGATGAGTCCCAAAAGGACTTCAAGCGAGCACGTTTCGAGGTGGACGATGGCGTAAATCTGGTCAGCCTGAAGAATAGTCAAGCTGAGGCTTATCAAGTTGCCTCTGGCATTTTTCTGCGACCCGAAATGCTCTGCGATTGGGGCTGTGAGACGCCAAGGATCTACTATGAGCGATTTATGGGCAGGAAATATCGTTACTTCTATGCCATCAGCTCCGATGTGGATGCACATAATCCAGGCACA CTCATCAAGGTGGATCTTCTCTCGAAATCCTGCAAAACCTGGTGCGAGGATAACATTTATCCCAGTGAACCCATTTTTGTGCCTTCTCCTGAACCACAAAGCGAGGACGATGGCGTCATCTTGGCCTCCATGGTTGTTGGAGGACTCAACGATCGCTATGTGGGACTCATTGTGCTCTGTGCCAAGACCATGACGGAGTTGGGACGCTGTGACTTTCATACCAATGGACCAGTGCCAAAATGTCTGCATGGTTGGTTTGCAGCCAATACAGTTTAG
- the LOC117790663 gene encoding adenosine deaminase 2, which yields MRRLLVLLGLVVGLFCAELENTLSYEKARQAVLNAEERLMTGGRISLNSQESKVDDLFMQYKLGELAQGFRNAEQNTAGMHFFKAKPLIDRSAIFKFLQQMPKGAVLHLHNTAAVSSKWVVQTMSYMPGMLRCTDVKGRSRLTFRRAPKEHSCTSQYILVADERRNSIDPALYDENLEKLFNLYTPVPELEYPTITAVWDRFQGMFDTLTEAIYYLPAFRAYHWQLLEELYNDNIMYAELRISLRELYDASGRTFPREQAVREMQLINDKFVRLHPNFVGIKVIYAVWRGSDVEKMRENVEEFKILQKAFPEFVIGFDLVGQEDKGKPLYEQLSVLKDLPPNSRLFLHAGETNWYSASTDINLLDALLLNATRIGHGFALVKHPILMNAIKTRQIAVELNPISNQVLHLVWDMRNHPGAQYMALDIPVVICNDDPGFWNAKALSYDFYYAIMSMAPNNAGIRVLKSLVFNSIRYSAMTAREQQRAFQLLENSWTRFIEKVLQGKVF from the exons atgaggCGTTTGTTGGTGCTTTTGGGACTCGTAGTCGGTCTTTTTTGTGCGGAGCTGGAAAACACTTTAA GCTATGAAAAGGCACGTCAGGCTGTGCTTAATGCCGAGGAACGGCTCATGACCGGCGGACGGATCAGTTTAAATTCACAGGAGTCCAAGGTGGATGATCTCTTCATGCAATACAAGCTGGGAGAATTGGCACAAGGTTTTCGCAATGCCGAACAAAATACAGCTGGGATGCATTTCTTTAAGGCAAAGCCGCTGATCGATCGCAGTGCCATCTTTAAATTCCTGCAACAAATGCCCAAAGGAGCTGTCCTCCATCTGCACAACACGGCGGCTGTGAGTTCCAAGTGGGTGGTGCAAACTATGTCATATATGCCGGGAATGCTGCGGTGCACAGATGTCAAGGGCAGAAGCAGATTAACCTTTCGACGGGCACCCAAGGAACATTCCTGCACATCACAGTATATTCTCGTTGCAGACGAGAGACGTAATTCCATAGACCCAGCATTATACGATGAAAACTTGGAGAAACTTTTTAATCTCTATACGCCTGTGCCGGAAC TGGAGTATCCAACAATAACCGCTGTTTGGGATCGTTTCCAGGGCATGTTTGATACCCTAACAGaagcaatttattatttgcccGCATTTCGTGCCTATCACTGGCAACTGCTAGAAGAATTGTACAATGACAATATCATGTATGCTGAGTTGCGAATCAGTCTGCGAGAG ctatatgatgccAGCGGCCGCACCTTTCCCAGAGAGCAAGCTGTACGTGAAATGCAGTTGATCAACGATAAATTTGTAAGGCTGCATCCCAATTTCGTGGGCATCAAAGTCATCTATGCCGTGTGGCGCGGATCTGATGTCGAGAAAATGCGGGAAAACGTGGAAGAGTTCAAGATTTTGCA GAAAGCATTTCCAGAATTTGTAATAGGCTTTGACCTGGTTGGCCAGGAGGATAAGGGTAAGCCGCTGTATGAGCAACTTTCTGTTTTAAAGGATCTGCCGCCCAATTCGCGTCTTTTTCTTCACGCCGGCGAAACAA ATTGGTATAGTGCCTCAACTGACATTAACCTGCTGGATGCTCTGCTGTTGAATGCCACTCGAATTGGTCATGGATTTGCCTTGGTAAAACATCCAATTCTCATGAATGCAATCAAAACTCGCCAAATCGCCGTTGAGTTGAATCCCATTTCGAATCAGGTACTCCACTTGGTGTGGGATATGCGCAATCATCCAGGTGCCCAGTATATGGCCTTGGACATTCCTGTCGTGATTTGCAATGATGATCCTGGTTTTTGGAATGCCAAGGCATTAAGCTATGACTTTTATTACGCCATCATGAGCATGGCTCCCAACAATGCTGGCATCCGTGTCCTCAAGAGTCTCGTCTTCAACTCGATACGCTACTCTGCGATGACGGCGAGGGAGCAACAACGGGCATTTCAGTTGCTAGAGAACAGTTGGACACGCTTTATTGAGAAGGTTCTGCAGGGAAAAGTCTTTTAG
- the LOC117789607 gene encoding pyruvate kinase-like encodes MDYKSRLQFNAPGLAYPLSGIVCTIGPASRDPEMLVNLIHAGMRVVRLNFSHGTHEYHCRTLNAVRHAIESYAQKMGVYKPVAIALDTKGPEIRTGQISGGETAVIDLKQGDTIKLSTNIELETKCSKEMLYVNYENLPKIVKPCDLIFLDDGLISLMVKEVAGAEVLCEVLNSGKLGSRKGVNLPGLPVDLPSISDQDKADIKFGVDQNVDMIFASFIRQVKDIQAIRDVLGAKGRHIKIISKIENQQGMQNIDDIIDASDGIMVARGDLGIEIPAEDVVLAQKSMIAKCNKVGKPIICATQMLESMVSKPRPTRAEASDVANAIFDGADCVMLSGETAKGRYPLECVKCMAAICAKVESVLWYEHIQNEVKSVIKSSGADGLTSVTSGIAEIASLSRANAIIIVSRCSMVAKLISQYRPRCPIIMLTQSPRIARQSVIYRGIFPIAIEEMAHGCNDFSTILALGIKQMALLKLVEADKLLTLMSVDALEAQKISFRLLSIRHQSHEAKCKEAVLAQAKGNKARISNKEKIEKCKKVADKTKSPQQIEKCKKLAEKRKKRLEAKKYEEDLKNEAAKKNICKLIMAQAKKYEDDD; translated from the exons ATGGACTACAAGTCGCGATTGCAGTTTAATGCTCCTGGCTTAGCTTATCCACTCAGCGGCATAGTTTGTACCATTGGACCTGCTAGCAGAGATCCAGAAATGTTGGTCAATCTCATCCATGCCGGCATGCGCGTGGTTCGCTTGAATTTCTCGCATGGAACACACGAATATCACTGTAGAACATTAAATGCGGTACGCCACGCCATCGAAAGCTATGCTCAGAAAATGGGAGTCTACAAGCCGGTGGCCATTGCATTGGACACCAAGGGACCGGAAATACGTACAG GTCAGATTTCAGGCGGTGAAACGGCCGTGATTGATCTCAAGCAGGGAGATACAATTAAGCTTTCAACGAATATAGAATTGGAGACTAAATGCAGCAAAGAAATGTTATACGTAAACTACGAAAATTTGCCCAAGATTGTGAAGCCCTGCGATTTGATCTTCCTCGACGATGGACTCATCTCGTTGATGGTGAAGGAGGTAGCGGGAGCTGAGGTACTTTGTGAGGTATTAAATAGCGGTAAGCTCGGCTCCCGCAAGGGTGTCAATCTTCCTGGTCTGCCAGTTGATTTGCCCAGCATTAGCGATCAAGATAAGGCTGACATAAAATTTGGTGTGGATCAAAATGTAGACATGATCTTTGCATCGTTTATACGCCAAGTAAAGGACATTCAAGCAATTCGTGACGTATTGGGTGCCAAAGGACGGCACATCAAAATCATCTCAAAGATTGAGAATCAACAAGGAATGCAAAATATTGACGATATCATTGATGCCTCCGATGGCATAATGGTGGCTCGTGGTGATCTGGGCATAGAAATACCCGCTGAGGATGTTGTTCTGGCCCAAAAATCCATGATTGCCAAATGCAATAAAGTTGGCAAACCCATCATATGTGCCACCCAGATGCTGGAATCCATGGTGTCCAAGCCACGACCAACTCGAGCCGAAGCATCCGATGTTGCCAATGCCATCTTCGATGGCGCCGACTGTGTAATGCTCTCCGGGGAAACCGCCAAGGGCAGATACCCTTTAGAGTGTGTCAAATGCATGGCAGCGATCTGTGCAAAGGTCGAGTCCGTGCTCTGGTACGAGCACATTCAAAACGAGGTCAAAAGCGTCATCAAATCCTCGGGTGCCGATGGCCTAACCTCTGTAACTTCGGGCATTGCGGAAATCGCTTCGTTGAGCCGCGCTAATGCCATAATTATTGTCAGTCGTTGCTCGATGGTGGCAAAGCTTATTAGCCAATATCGGCCAAGATGTCCGATTATAATGCTCACACAAAGTCCGAGGATAGCACGACAATCTGTGATCTATCGCGGTATATTTCCGATTGCCATTGAGGAAATGGCCCATGGCTGCAACGATTTTAGCACTATTTTAGCGTTAGGCATTAAACAAATGGCTCTATTAAAACTTGTGGAAGCGGACAAGTTGTTAACACTAATGTCCGTCGATGCCTTGGAAGCGCAAAAGATATCTTTCCGCCTGCTTTCCATCCGACACCAATCCCATGAGGCAAAATGCAAAGAAGCTGTTCTGGCACAAGCCAAGGGCAACAAGGCGCGAATATCCAACaaggaaaaaattgaaaagtgtaAAAAAGTAGCTGATAAAACAAAATCGCCTCAACAGatcgaaaaatgtaaaaagctcgctgaaaaaaggaaaaaacggCTAGAGGCCAAAAAATATGAAGAGGATCTTAAAAATgaagctgcaaaaaaaaatatttgcaaattaattatggCCCAAGCTAAAAAATATGAGGACGATGATTAG